One stretch of Hyalangium gracile DNA includes these proteins:
- a CDS encoding class I SAM-dependent methyltransferase has translation MRIPLAITTSARPKEWLVAQARAAARQWRVPFIARQPKESIALWFETHAEALLIFGHDGVTLWDREGHHGFHGGMAHLRRLRVAAGEPDTFVRVAELRAGDAVLDCTLGLAQDALVASLAVGPGGRVVGVEKSLALCALVSEGLKTYELGPDSCRVEVVHADALEYLRTLPARSFDVVCFDPMFARPQKSQPGFDVLRRFASHDPLAPEALEEGRRVARRWVVVKGARYSDDLRKLGLTPEPGSRYTEVAWGRARPLEP, from the coding sequence ATGCGCATCCCTCTCGCCATCACCACCAGCGCCAGACCGAAGGAGTGGCTCGTCGCCCAGGCCCGGGCCGCCGCGCGCCAGTGGCGGGTACCCTTCATCGCACGCCAGCCCAAGGAGTCCATTGCCCTCTGGTTCGAGACCCACGCCGAGGCCCTCCTCATCTTCGGCCATGACGGGGTGACGCTCTGGGACCGCGAGGGCCACCATGGTTTTCACGGGGGGATGGCCCACCTGCGCCGGCTCCGGGTGGCCGCGGGAGAGCCGGACACGTTCGTCCGGGTGGCGGAGCTGCGAGCGGGAGACGCCGTGCTCGACTGCACCTTGGGCCTGGCCCAGGACGCACTGGTGGCCTCGCTCGCGGTGGGGCCCGGGGGCAGGGTGGTGGGCGTGGAGAAGAGCCTGGCCCTGTGCGCCCTCGTCTCGGAAGGGCTGAAGACCTACGAGCTGGGGCCGGACTCGTGCCGGGTGGAGGTGGTGCACGCGGACGCGCTCGAGTACCTGCGCACGCTGCCGGCCCGCTCCTTCGATGTCGTCTGCTTCGATCCGATGTTCGCCCGGCCCCAGAAGTCCCAGCCCGGCTTCGACGTGCTGCGGCGCTTCGCCAGCCATGACCCGCTCGCTCCCGAGGCGCTGGAGGAGGGCCGCCGCGTGGCCCGGCGCTGGGTGGTCGTCAAGGGCGCCCGATACTCCGATGACTTGAGGAAGCTCGGGCTCACTCCGGAGCCCGGCTCGCGCTACACCGAGGTGGCCTGGGGACGCGCCCGTCCCCTCGAGCCGTAG
- a CDS encoding tetratricopeptide repeat protein yields MKTDVYRDAMARLEQGDVTEARRLLEEAWRESPDSVEVMHGLALALDMAGERTRARELLERAHARAPTEPDPACDLAMLFLEHEQDTRAEWVLAPALEAHPWHPRLNLFMAMALAKKDTERARGYASNVLQDTDPELRQQAEALLRVLDANTDRSR; encoded by the coding sequence TTGAAAACGGACGTTTATCGGGACGCGATGGCTCGGCTGGAGCAGGGGGACGTGACGGAGGCCCGGCGCCTCTTGGAGGAGGCCTGGCGGGAGTCGCCCGACTCGGTGGAGGTGATGCACGGGCTGGCCCTGGCGCTGGACATGGCCGGTGAGCGCACGCGAGCCAGGGAGCTGCTGGAGCGGGCCCACGCGCGAGCGCCCACCGAGCCGGACCCGGCGTGTGATCTGGCGATGCTCTTCCTGGAGCACGAGCAGGACACGCGGGCGGAGTGGGTCCTCGCGCCCGCGCTGGAGGCCCATCCGTGGCATCCGCGCCTCAACCTCTTCATGGCCATGGCCCTTGCGAAAAAGGACACAGAACGCGCGCGCGGATACGCCTCCAATGTGTTGCAGGACACAGATCCGGAGCTGCGACAGCAGGCCGAGGCGCTCTTGCGCGTGCTCGATGCGAACACAGACAGGTCCAGGTAG
- a CDS encoding PKD domain-containing protein: MSRRRKAGIAALGACVLVALVAWLWGGDTPPSTPPPPPPAQPGPTLTEAAPAPAPRPIPSSEAPPPAPEAPADPAAPIIDEVTVEKTEVCEGEENLISVRAHTPDGTDPYLHYTIGGRQGPRVPVRSWIADDGETPKLQVQVFGKNNVVTTVDVPPFTVKPCKPQRMALITTNLRANTWGEFDLEVKLIENPAPDNASFVPFQPRSYEWSFGDGEKATTTVPYVTHSFESRKQDALFSNLLIEVKVHGNADEPVLGRTSVQLLNPAFEDLATKGVVTLLVQFTPRFPELGSDGVVRQKVRLFHMRDRPVFIHNAYVFKHLINPTGPTQQQVVDPSSLLGSSIIPPGRGLEFEVKLDTNKDTNVFSVEHALEGKDSEGLPARGTFSVMRPPPRPTKEKSDPVVDPMLKAKILAARKILNRPYVTDEDLWALERQGRFADINARFQNEQQATARQDDKREPTKDPGPPPEGPTATPDNQDGRRPQTPPKPGSR, translated from the coding sequence GTGAGCAGGAGACGGAAGGCGGGAATCGCCGCGCTCGGCGCGTGCGTGCTGGTGGCGCTGGTGGCATGGCTGTGGGGTGGGGACACTCCTCCCTCCACGCCGCCACCACCTCCTCCGGCCCAGCCCGGACCGACGCTGACGGAGGCCGCCCCGGCTCCTGCTCCGCGCCCCATACCCTCGTCGGAGGCTCCGCCGCCGGCCCCCGAGGCCCCGGCGGATCCGGCCGCCCCGATCATCGACGAAGTCACCGTCGAGAAGACCGAGGTGTGCGAGGGCGAGGAGAACCTGATCTCCGTCCGGGCCCACACGCCGGACGGGACCGATCCCTACCTGCACTACACGATCGGCGGCCGGCAGGGGCCGCGGGTGCCGGTGCGCTCGTGGATCGCGGATGACGGCGAGACGCCCAAGCTCCAGGTGCAGGTGTTCGGCAAGAACAACGTCGTCACGACGGTGGACGTGCCGCCCTTCACGGTGAAGCCGTGCAAGCCCCAGCGCATGGCGCTGATCACCACGAACCTGCGGGCGAACACCTGGGGAGAGTTCGATCTCGAGGTGAAGCTCATCGAGAACCCGGCGCCGGACAACGCCTCGTTCGTGCCGTTCCAGCCGCGCTCCTACGAGTGGTCCTTCGGAGACGGGGAGAAGGCGACGACGACGGTGCCCTACGTCACCCACAGCTTCGAGAGCCGGAAGCAGGACGCGCTGTTCTCCAACCTGCTCATCGAGGTGAAGGTGCATGGCAACGCGGACGAGCCGGTGCTGGGGCGCACCTCCGTCCAGCTGCTCAACCCGGCCTTCGAGGACCTGGCGACCAAGGGCGTGGTGACGCTGCTGGTGCAGTTCACGCCGCGCTTCCCGGAGCTGGGCAGTGACGGGGTGGTGCGGCAGAAGGTCCGGCTGTTCCACATGCGGGATCGGCCGGTGTTCATCCACAATGCCTACGTGTTCAAGCACCTGATCAACCCCACGGGGCCCACGCAGCAGCAGGTGGTGGATCCCTCGTCGCTGCTGGGCTCGAGCATCATCCCGCCGGGCCGTGGCCTCGAGTTCGAGGTGAAGCTGGACACGAACAAGGACACGAACGTCTTCTCGGTGGAGCACGCCCTGGAGGGCAAGGACTCGGAGGGCCTGCCGGCGCGCGGCACGTTCTCGGTGATGCGCCCGCCGCCCAGGCCCACGAAGGAGAAGAGCGATCCGGTGGTGGATCCGATGCTGAAGGCGAAGATCCTCGCCGCCCGGAAGATCCTCAACCGGCCCTACGTGACGGACGAGGACCTGTGGGCGCTGGAGCGCCAGGGCAGGTTCGCGGACATCAACGCGCGGTTCCAGAACGAGCAGCAGGCCACCGCGCGGCAGGACGACAAGCGCGAGCCCACGAAGGATCCGGGCCCGCCGCCCGAGGGCCCCACGGCCACTCCGGACAACCAGGACGGCCGCCGGCCTCAGACGCCGCCGAAGCCGGGATCACGATGA
- a CDS encoding tetratricopeptide repeat protein, which translates to MTELEPLLRRLEQLTPAFGRAKDDLTALSTRARHQDYKGVLQNARLVVEMLLRSLVTTELKQTPGKAMLDELISKFRQQAHAGVIPTNILAHMGTVQAWGNLSSHDHAGGLHETGVKVGIEEAATSLNSLVAILTWYKERYVQEPVAPVPETPPVTTAATSPAPSAGTSKSRRTAFMAGGLLAVLLGGLGVLTLRSNPVPELRLRMDVISAENSEPVPPAACQEQDAAALTALLEVAPGLSDRIPEMSRAGKAAEVLETLRARGKAWRPEGWFHVARASLLAGHPDTAAMSAALECQGFAAAENLAGRMAALAQDWKESVAHYERAAALDANFWKPRFNLGLIHLQAQRAEQAVPLLEKAAELAPDVAEISLFLGHAYAARAGSAQAAGRDGEANTDRMRAKAAWCRARDRGAPQAGALCKP; encoded by the coding sequence ATGACGGAGCTGGAGCCGTTGCTCAGGCGGCTGGAGCAGCTGACCCCCGCCTTCGGCCGGGCGAAGGACGATCTGACGGCGCTGTCCACCCGGGCTCGCCACCAGGACTACAAGGGCGTGCTGCAGAACGCGCGGCTGGTGGTGGAGATGCTGCTGCGCTCGCTGGTGACCACCGAGCTGAAGCAGACGCCGGGCAAGGCGATGCTGGACGAGCTCATCAGCAAGTTCCGCCAGCAGGCCCACGCCGGCGTCATCCCCACCAACATCCTGGCGCACATGGGGACGGTGCAGGCGTGGGGCAACCTCAGCTCGCACGATCACGCCGGAGGCCTCCATGAGACGGGGGTGAAGGTCGGCATCGAGGAGGCGGCGACGAGCCTCAACTCCCTCGTGGCGATCCTCACCTGGTACAAGGAGCGCTACGTCCAGGAGCCTGTCGCGCCGGTTCCCGAGACGCCCCCCGTGACGACCGCGGCCACCTCGCCGGCACCGAGTGCGGGCACCTCCAAGAGCAGGCGCACGGCATTCATGGCCGGAGGGCTCCTCGCGGTGCTGCTCGGAGGCCTGGGCGTGCTGACGCTCCGCTCCAACCCCGTGCCGGAGCTTCGGCTCCGCATGGACGTGATCTCCGCCGAGAACAGCGAGCCCGTGCCCCCGGCGGCGTGCCAGGAGCAGGATGCCGCGGCGCTCACGGCGCTGCTCGAGGTGGCGCCGGGCCTCTCGGATCGCATCCCCGAGATGTCGCGGGCGGGGAAGGCCGCCGAGGTGCTCGAGACGCTCCGGGCGCGCGGCAAGGCGTGGCGTCCGGAGGGGTGGTTCCACGTGGCCCGGGCGAGCCTTCTCGCGGGCCATCCGGACACCGCCGCCATGAGCGCGGCGCTCGAGTGCCAGGGCTTCGCGGCGGCGGAGAACCTGGCGGGCAGGATGGCGGCGCTGGCCCAGGACTGGAAGGAGAGCGTGGCTCACTACGAGCGCGCCGCGGCGCTGGACGCGAACTTCTGGAAGCCTCGCTTCAACCTGGGGCTCATCCACCTGCAGGCGCAGCGCGCGGAACAGGCCGTTCCGCTGCTCGAGAAGGCGGCGGAGCTCGCTCCGGACGTGGCGGAGATCTCCCTGTTCCTGGGGCACGCCTACGCGGCGCGAGCAGGCTCGGCGCAGGCCGCTGGACGCGACGGAGAGGCCAACACGGATCGGATGCGCGCCAAGGCCGCGTGGTGCCGCGCCCGGGATCGAGGGGCCCCGCAGGCGGGCGCTCTCTGCAAGCCCTGA
- a CDS encoding CsgG/HfaB family protein: MPALPSLPLRLLCLLLALLALPSAAADKPTVAVLYFGYGGKNPDLEVLKKGLAQMLISDLSDFGTAHLVERDRLEEIIQELELGQSSKFDPATVARIGQLVGAHYLVMGDYFDMKMGKTNMLIMGARVIEVRTATILRALNARGDADEFLLLEQKLAQDVNKVLEGLATKSPEPSKPPSSEPPRAPGTPQPSRKPRRLTTQTALRYSRALDAKDRKDVETAKKELGVVLEEEPDFMLASMDLARLMK; encoded by the coding sequence GTGCCTGCCCTTCCGTCCCTGCCCCTGCGTCTGCTCTGCCTCCTTCTCGCGCTCCTGGCCCTGCCGTCCGCCGCCGCCGACAAGCCCACCGTCGCGGTGCTCTACTTCGGATACGGCGGCAAGAACCCCGACCTGGAGGTGCTCAAGAAGGGCCTGGCCCAGATGCTCATCTCGGACCTGTCCGACTTCGGGACCGCGCACCTCGTCGAGCGGGATCGGCTCGAGGAGATCATCCAGGAGCTCGAGCTGGGCCAGTCCAGCAAGTTCGACCCGGCCACCGTGGCCCGTATCGGCCAGCTCGTCGGCGCCCACTACCTCGTCATGGGCGACTACTTCGACATGAAGATGGGCAAGACGAACATGCTCATCATGGGCGCCAGGGTCATCGAGGTGCGCACGGCCACCATCCTCCGCGCCCTCAACGCCCGGGGCGACGCGGACGAGTTCCTCCTGCTCGAGCAGAAGCTCGCGCAAGACGTCAACAAGGTGCTGGAGGGGCTCGCCACCAAGAGCCCCGAGCCCTCCAAGCCGCCCTCCTCCGAGCCGCCCAGGGCGCCGGGGACACCCCAGCCCTCGCGCAAGCCTCGCAGGCTCACCACGCAGACCGCGCTGCGCTACTCCCGCGCCCTGGACGCCAAGGACCGCAAGGACGTGGAGACCGCGAAGAAGGAGCTGGGCGTCGTCCTCGAGGAGGAGCCGGACTTCATGCTCGCCTCCATGGACCTGGCCCGGCTGATGAAGTGA
- a CDS encoding zinc-dependent metalloprotease, protein MFKKAAFVVVSCGALLSGCGGTEPQSENEQIISNLVEAGFPSSDIMVVDDKVYVGLDAHVTYDASVEMLQPGNESAEQYRTTNLVGTSVTKICVVPTSQFNSYSRLSQGLDAAIENYNSLGLRITFARGSTTGCTATISAKTMSGTGGSAGFPSGGKPYGTINIGTGLQSYSVDVNEHVITHELGHAIGFRHSDYYNRSISCGGSATNEGASNVGAILIPGTPDTATVGGSVMNSCFRSTESGEWTSSDRTALNYLY, encoded by the coding sequence ATGTTCAAGAAAGCCGCATTCGTCGTGGTGAGCTGTGGCGCGTTGCTGTCTGGCTGCGGTGGTACCGAGCCGCAGAGCGAGAACGAGCAGATCATCTCCAACCTGGTCGAAGCCGGCTTCCCGTCCAGCGACATCATGGTCGTCGACGACAAGGTGTACGTGGGCCTCGACGCTCATGTGACCTACGACGCGTCCGTCGAGATGCTCCAGCCTGGCAACGAGAGCGCCGAGCAGTACCGGACGACCAACCTGGTCGGCACCAGCGTGACGAAGATCTGCGTCGTCCCGACGTCCCAGTTCAACAGCTACAGCCGCCTGAGCCAGGGCCTCGACGCGGCAATTGAGAACTACAACAGCCTGGGTCTGCGCATTACCTTCGCGCGCGGCTCGACCACCGGCTGCACCGCGACCATCTCCGCGAAGACCATGAGCGGCACCGGCGGCTCCGCGGGCTTCCCGTCGGGCGGCAAGCCCTACGGCACCATCAACATCGGCACCGGCCTGCAGAGCTACAGCGTCGACGTGAACGAGCACGTCATCACCCACGAGCTCGGCCACGCGATCGGCTTCCGTCACTCGGACTACTACAACCGCTCCATCAGCTGCGGCGGCTCCGCCACCAACGAGGGCGCCTCCAACGTGGGCGCCATCCTCATCCCCGGCACGCCGGACACGGCCACGGTGGGCGGCTCGGTCATGAACTCCTGCTTCCGCTCGACCGAGAGCGGCGAGTGGACCAGCTCTGACCGCACCGCGCTGAACTACCTCTACTGA
- a CDS encoding trypsin-like serine peptidase — protein MARQPPGSFMTPWGSILAGTFLLGIVACGDEVPAHPPVCATASRPEVSSLWQCGPALEFIPVNSYQGEFANIQEREDAVVMIDGRCTGTLIAASAGPVVLTAGHCVGLGDQALLVFNFEDEPDGDPLLTEGTVIEQSLEPDYALIALDTLPAVKPVPLTTQASERLAIIQHPRGRPKVITEGTYWDSCNQLVFYVGLDTLVGSSGAGVLNRQGYLLGLHTDGDCDEKGRGSNRGWTAEAIVEASAYLRSTDIAER, from the coding sequence ATGGCGCGGCAGCCTCCTGGTTCGTTCATGACTCCGTGGGGCTCGATTCTGGCGGGCACCTTCCTCCTGGGCATCGTGGCCTGTGGAGATGAGGTGCCCGCGCACCCTCCGGTCTGCGCCACCGCGAGCAGGCCGGAGGTGAGCAGTCTGTGGCAGTGTGGCCCGGCCCTCGAGTTCATCCCCGTCAACAGCTACCAGGGTGAGTTCGCGAACATCCAGGAACGGGAAGACGCCGTCGTCATGATCGACGGCCGCTGTACGGGAACGCTGATCGCCGCGAGCGCGGGGCCTGTGGTGCTCACCGCGGGCCACTGTGTCGGGCTCGGGGACCAGGCGCTGCTCGTCTTCAACTTCGAGGACGAGCCCGACGGCGACCCGCTGTTGACCGAGGGCACCGTCATCGAGCAGTCGCTCGAGCCTGACTATGCGCTCATTGCGCTCGACACGCTTCCCGCCGTCAAGCCTGTCCCGCTGACGACCCAGGCCAGCGAGCGGCTGGCGATCATCCAGCATCCCCGAGGCAGGCCCAAGGTCATCACCGAGGGCACGTATTGGGACTCCTGCAACCAGCTCGTCTTCTACGTGGGGCTGGACACCCTGGTCGGCAGCTCCGGCGCGGGCGTGCTCAACCGCCAGGGGTACCTGCTGGGCCTGCACACCGACGGCGACTGCGACGAGAAGGGCCGCGGCTCCAACAGGGGCTGGACCGCCGAAGCCATCGTCGAAGCGTCCGCGTACCTGCGGAGCACCGACATCGCCGAGCGCTGA
- a CDS encoding VOC family protein translates to MIDHTGIGVADVPRSAEFYDAALGALGLRRVEELREGERLDGVGYGVDYPVFWIDRFHPHGVKQHTAFAAKSRAEVDAFHAAGLRAGGTDNGAPGLRPTDTGYPAGYYAAFVIDPDGNNMEALYRERPAQP, encoded by the coding sequence ATGATTGACCACACGGGCATTGGTGTCGCGGATGTCCCCCGATCCGCTGAGTTCTATGACGCGGCGCTGGGAGCGCTGGGGCTGCGCCGAGTCGAGGAACTTCGAGAGGGCGAGCGGCTGGACGGCGTTGGCTATGGCGTGGACTACCCCGTCTTCTGGATTGACCGCTTCCATCCGCACGGCGTGAAGCAGCACACGGCATTCGCCGCGAAGAGCCGCGCCGAGGTGGATGCGTTCCACGCGGCGGGCCTGCGTGCCGGTGGAACGGATAACGGCGCTCCAGGGCTGCGTCCGACCGACACGGGCTACCCTGCTGGGTATTACGCGGCCTTCGTGATCGATCCGGACGGCAACAACATGGAGGCCCTCTACCGAGAGCGTCCGGCTCAGCCCTAG
- a CDS encoding serine/threonine-protein kinase has product MGSKALLTPAHPALLPLDTVVEAWRVVGWAGCGVYGAVYRAVPVHDEHAPPVALKLALHPEDPRFVREGELLSRCRHPSIPRLLGQGSWQSPAGSRHPFLVMEWVDGVPLYEQAQAQPPEPSQVRRWLQQLAEALAVLHAQGAVHRDLKGGNILVRSRDGRAMLMDFGTGLYPGAAPLTPAMRFPGTPIYRSPESWLFEVRFYRDEGARYRPAPADDLYALGVTACRLLTGEYPEPAVPVRDEHGVCHMQGVLLPRALRKSPNVDPALRACTLRLLTVQPEQRGSAEQLARELESTLRPARLRPRHGRRGWALAAAAVALAVGAWAAVPGRFWRERSVAQAERMGAAVGTAGLGDAAAGMVLVQAPAGSATEGMGKDTLPEPLPGQVKPDQKGRCPFKGLVSLNGGCWLTEAQGEPEKCVELGGQMFQGTCYMPLVPPGRKRPPTSGSMKNP; this is encoded by the coding sequence ATGGGCAGCAAGGCGCTCCTCACTCCGGCCCATCCGGCCCTGCTTCCGCTCGATACGGTGGTGGAGGCCTGGCGCGTGGTGGGCTGGGCCGGCTGCGGTGTCTATGGGGCTGTGTATCGCGCGGTGCCCGTGCACGACGAGCACGCCCCACCCGTGGCCCTCAAGCTGGCGCTGCATCCCGAGGACCCTCGCTTCGTGCGCGAGGGGGAGCTGCTGTCGCGCTGTCGCCACCCCAGCATCCCGCGCCTGCTGGGGCAGGGCTCCTGGCAGTCTCCCGCTGGCAGCCGTCACCCGTTCCTGGTGATGGAGTGGGTGGATGGGGTGCCCTTGTACGAGCAGGCCCAGGCTCAGCCTCCCGAGCCCTCTCAGGTGCGGCGCTGGTTGCAGCAGCTCGCGGAGGCGCTGGCCGTGCTGCACGCGCAGGGGGCCGTCCATCGAGACCTGAAGGGGGGCAACATCCTGGTACGCAGCAGGGATGGTCGGGCCATGCTCATGGACTTCGGCACCGGGCTGTATCCTGGAGCGGCCCCGCTCACTCCGGCCATGCGGTTTCCAGGCACACCGATTTATCGCTCTCCGGAGTCCTGGCTCTTCGAGGTGCGCTTCTACCGAGACGAGGGGGCGCGCTACCGGCCGGCCCCAGCCGATGACTTGTACGCGCTGGGAGTGACGGCGTGCCGGCTGCTGACCGGCGAGTACCCCGAGCCGGCGGTGCCCGTGAGGGACGAGCACGGCGTGTGTCACATGCAGGGAGTGCTGTTGCCACGTGCGCTGCGGAAGAGCCCGAACGTGGATCCGGCTCTGCGCGCCTGCACGTTGAGACTGCTGACGGTGCAGCCCGAGCAGAGGGGGAGTGCGGAGCAACTGGCGAGGGAGCTGGAATCAACCCTCAGGCCCGCGAGGCTCCGCCCACGTCACGGCAGGCGTGGGTGGGCCCTGGCCGCGGCGGCAGTTGCCCTGGCCGTCGGGGCGTGGGCAGCGGTTCCTGGCAGGTTCTGGCGGGAGCGTTCCGTCGCGCAGGCCGAGCGCATGGGGGCGGCGGTAGGGACCGCCGGGCTCGGGGACGCGGCAGCGGGCATGGTCTTGGTGCAGGCACCCGCTGGCAGCGCGACGGAAGGAATGGGCAAGGACACGCTGCCCGAGCCCCTGCCCGGGCAGGTGAAGCCCGATCAGAAAGGGCGGTGCCCGTTCAAGGGGTTGGTTTCGCTGAACGGAGGGTGCTGGTTGACGGAGGCTCAGGGAGAGCCTGAGAAATGCGTGGAGCTCGGGGGCCAGATGTTCCAGGGCACCTGTTACATGCCCCTCGTTCCACCCGGGCGGAAGCGTCCTCCCACCTCGGGTTCCATGAAGAATCCGTAG
- a CDS encoding Kelch repeat-containing protein produces MNTPRSGHTAVLLASGKVLVSGGSGIDSDSTGLRSSELYDPITGHWSPTGDLNEGRVAHGAVQLSSGKVMVLGHGLQGYRAELYDPASGTWAYTGSMSVGRIYPRAVLLPGGKVLVAGGDPGNPATSGSIELYDEGTGTWSATSAAPERRMQPALVLLPTGKALLSGGYYQAYSASAALYDPATSTWSSTGSMSGPRDNHTATVLLSGKVLVVSGATAELYDPETGTWRSLPPLPEARQYHTATLLPSGQVLIAGGRNEGVTLATAVLFDPSPGANPWSPTFQLSEPRHHHTATLLPSGQVLIAGGRNDKQSIASAELYSP; encoded by the coding sequence ATGAACACTCCGCGCAGCGGACACACGGCGGTGCTGCTGGCTTCCGGGAAGGTGCTCGTCTCGGGGGGCTCGGGTATCGATTCCGACTCCACTGGCCTGCGCTCGTCGGAACTCTATGATCCGATCACAGGACACTGGAGCCCGACCGGGGACTTGAACGAGGGCCGCGTCGCCCATGGAGCGGTGCAGCTCTCCTCGGGCAAGGTCATGGTCCTGGGGCATGGGCTGCAGGGCTATAGAGCCGAGCTGTATGACCCAGCCAGCGGAACCTGGGCCTATACAGGCTCCATGAGCGTGGGCCGGATCTACCCTCGGGCCGTGCTGTTGCCTGGAGGGAAGGTGCTCGTGGCTGGAGGCGATCCGGGCAACCCGGCCACATCTGGGAGCATCGAGTTGTACGACGAGGGCACGGGAACGTGGTCCGCGACGAGCGCCGCTCCCGAGCGCAGGATGCAGCCCGCGTTGGTGTTGCTGCCCACCGGAAAGGCGCTCCTCTCGGGAGGGTACTATCAGGCATATTCAGCCAGTGCCGCTCTGTATGATCCGGCCACCAGCACGTGGAGCAGCACGGGCTCGATGTCGGGACCTCGAGACAACCACACGGCCACGGTGCTGCTCTCGGGCAAGGTGCTCGTCGTGAGTGGCGCCACGGCGGAGCTCTATGATCCGGAGACCGGCACCTGGCGGAGCCTCCCACCGCTGCCAGAGGCTCGCCAGTACCACACCGCGACGTTGCTGCCCTCGGGCCAGGTGCTCATCGCGGGTGGCCGCAACGAAGGAGTCACGCTGGCCACGGCGGTGCTATTCGATCCGTCCCCGGGGGCCAACCCCTGGAGCCCCACATTCCAGCTCTCCGAGCCGCGCCATCACCACACGGCGACGCTGCTGCCCTCGGGCCAGGTGCTCATCGCGGGTGGCCGCAACGATAAGCAGAGCATTGCCTCGGCGGAGCTCTATTCCCCCTGA
- a CDS encoding dimethylarginine dimethylaminohydrolase family protein translates to MLIAITRDVSSSLGGCELSYVPRGAIDVTTAAAQHRGYQKALESLGCRVMALPAEDALPDAVFVEDVAVVLDEVAILTRPGAESRRAEVSSVAEVLARHRPLRALEAPGTLDGGDVLRVGRSLYVGQSARSNAAGIAQLRDRVAEFGYEVHPVPIRGCLHLKSAVTQVAEDTLLVQPAWVDPAAFAGFRRIEVDPGEEHAANALWLGSGVVYPACFPRTQRRLEDAGIAVTSVDVSELQKAEGAVTCCSLVLREVP, encoded by the coding sequence ATGCTCATTGCCATCACCCGTGATGTGAGCTCCAGCCTTGGCGGCTGCGAGCTGTCATACGTGCCGCGCGGCGCAATCGATGTCACCACTGCCGCTGCGCAGCACAGGGGCTACCAAAAGGCGCTGGAGTCGCTCGGGTGCCGGGTGATGGCGCTGCCGGCTGAGGATGCCCTGCCCGATGCCGTGTTCGTCGAGGACGTCGCGGTGGTGCTGGACGAGGTGGCGATCCTGACACGACCGGGCGCCGAGTCGCGGCGCGCGGAGGTCTCCTCGGTGGCGGAGGTGCTGGCCCGCCATCGTCCGCTGCGCGCACTGGAGGCCCCGGGCACGCTGGATGGCGGCGATGTGCTGCGCGTGGGCCGCTCGCTGTATGTCGGGCAGTCAGCGCGCAGCAACGCCGCGGGCATCGCGCAGTTGCGCGATCGGGTCGCCGAGTTCGGATACGAGGTGCATCCGGTTCCCATTCGCGGCTGCCTGCACCTGAAGTCCGCGGTCACCCAGGTCGCGGAGGACACGTTGCTGGTGCAGCCCGCCTGGGTCGATCCGGCCGCGTTCGCGGGCTTTCGCCGGATTGAAGTCGACCCGGGTGAGGAGCACGCCGCCAATGCGCTGTGGCTCGGCAGCGGGGTGGTGTACCCCGCCTGCTTCCCGCGCACGCAGCGGCGGCTGGAGGACGCGGGGATCGCTGTCACCTCGGTGGATGTGTCGGAGCTGCAGAAGGCCGAGGGCGCGGTCACGTGCTGCAGCCTGGTGCTGCGGGAGGTGCCATGA
- a CDS encoding DUF1579 domain-containing protein, translating to MSMTSEPALEALKRLVGTWTTEAIHPSTPGIVVPGNASFEWLAGERFLIHRSHHDHPAFPDAVSIIGFTERDRVDAAPPSQSAAADKPRMTMHYFDSRGVFRVYDVSIDDVSWRIQRNAPGFSQRFTGTFAEDGDTLIGLWQLSQDDTHWDDDLRVTYRRRR from the coding sequence ATGTCGATGACGTCCGAGCCGGCGTTGGAAGCGTTGAAGCGGTTGGTGGGTACGTGGACCACCGAGGCCATCCATCCGTCAACTCCCGGCATCGTCGTGCCGGGCAACGCCAGCTTCGAATGGCTGGCAGGCGAACGGTTCCTCATCCACCGCTCCCATCACGATCATCCTGCTTTCCCCGATGCGGTCTCTATCATCGGGTTCACCGAACGCGATCGTGTCGACGCCGCACCGCCCTCCCAGTCAGCGGCCGCCGACAAGCCACGGATGACCATGCACTATTTCGACTCGCGCGGCGTGTTCCGTGTCTACGACGTGAGCATCGACGATGTGTCCTGGCGGATCCAACGGAACGCTCCGGGGTTCTCGCAGCGCTTCACCGGCACGTTCGCGGAGGACGGCGACACCCTCATTGGCCTCTGGCAGCTCAGCCAGGACGACACGCACTGGGATGACGACCTGAGGGTCACCTACCGGCGCCGTCGATGA